In Mycteria americana isolate JAX WOST 10 ecotype Jacksonville Zoo and Gardens chromosome Z, USCA_MyAme_1.0, whole genome shotgun sequence, the sequence ATGGTGCTCTGATAACGTTTATCCTCATGTTCTAGTCCTTGAGCAAGCTACTCCCCTGTAAACAACCTTTTTACAGGAAGTATGTAGTCCATATGCTTTGAACTTCATGAATGAGCTGACTCCAAGGGCTGCACTAATGCTAAATAAGTGCTGGAAGCAACAGGTCTCCATTACTCAGTTTATCCAGTTAGGCTTTATTGCAAGAGATACTACAAACCTGCATCCTCATACATAAGATATGCCAGTAATTTCAGCAATCAGGTGGCATAATGAAGACTTAATTCTAAAGATGTTCCAACAGTGAACTGGAGAGCAAAGTTATTCAACTTAGTCTCAAGAAGAGTGGCATCTTCCTGAAGTGACAAAGGAATGTCACACAAGAGCAAAATACGTTCCTATGGACCAAGTGACAAGTACAAAGTCTTCCAAGAATGTTGAAACATCAGTTAAGCACAGCATCATCCTACATTCACAACTCCTTTCCACTTAGACTTCagttaaaaaccccaaacatttcatAATCAGAAGTGTTGATTCAGGGCTGCTTTAGCTACACTAACTGAAAACACACTAACATCGAGTTCCTAACATACATAGCCATCCTCCTCTGAATGTAACAGTGTGTTCTGCAGTGTCTGTTTTCTCACATTCGGTACAAAGGTTACCAGGGAACAAAGGCTAGAGGCTTAGTAAAATTATACATCAGGTCAACTGCTAGCATACTTTAAGACTAAGATCACTGCCTCTGAAGACAGAAACACAAGTGGCAGAACACAACATACTGACTTATCCTGCTTTCAGTGGATCTTCATTTCAGACAGGCTCCTGGATTAGATGAGATCAGAGTTACTCGGCAGTGTTCTCAACAGGCTACACTTCGGCAAGCCTAAGCACCCAGGCGTCTTTAGGAGATATAAGCTACAAACACCACCCCGTCAGAGGGAGCAGGGATAGAACTTACACAAGGCAGAGCACACCCAGGACGACCAAGAAGGCATGCCTGCACGGCCCAGACCTAATCCCGGGACCATCCCCGGACAGCCAGGCCCCGCTCACCGGCGGCATGTGCTCGGGGCAGAAAAGCGAGGCGAGGGCTCCGCCGGCACCGCCCCCTCCCGGCCACGGGGCCTCCGAGGGAGAAGGGAAGCTGCGAAGCCCCGCCAGGCCgggacccctctcctccccgccccgcccgccaccgcccctccccccgcAGGCGCCCTTGCCacggggaggagcggggcagcggggcccgccGTCCCTCCGCGCGTACCCGAGTCGAGGCCCTCCGGAACCTGCAACGCCGCCGGCACCTCGCCGCTCTCCAGGATGCTGTAGCCCTCGTCGTTCTCGATGCCTGCGATCTCGTTCTCCTGCTGCGCCAGGAAAGCGGCGGCAGGATCCTCCTCCGCGCCGTCCAGCGCCCCGTTATCGGCGGCGGCCGTCGGCTGCTGCTGAGTACCGAAGAGCTCCAGGTCGGCCATGGGGGCGAGAAGCAGCGGAGGCACCGAGGCGCGAACGGCTACGGCTTCCGCACCTGCGCCTACGGCAGAAATCAGCGCGGAAGCGGAGGGCGCCCCGGCTACGCCAATGAGGGCCGAGCACCGCCCGGCGGTAAAGCCAATcagcgagcggcggcggcggggctagCGGAACTCGCCGCGTGAGCCTTGGGCTCCAGCCAATCAGCGCCAAGAGTGTCGTTGCGCCCCGGGGGAGGGGCGCGTCGCCGCGGGCGGGAGGTGGCTCGCGGGAGGCGGCTCGCCCCTCCAGCGCCTGTCTCCACCCAGGCCTCGGGGTCCCGCCTCCGGGCTGGCCTCTTGCGCACGCAGCGCCCGGCCTGGCAGGCCCGGTCTGTACCGACAGGCTTCTGCTCCCGCGTCAGGGAGCGACCAGCATTTGGTCTGCGGCAGGGACTGACTTTCCCTCGCACTTCTGTCAGACCACCGCGTTAAGTGAAGCTGGGTTGGCTTCCTGCTAAAGGACAGGCGCTCCTCTTCAATCTAGTGCAGCCAAGATAGCGATCCAGTGTAAATGCCAGTGCCAACACAACACCGAGCCATCGGCATCTTAGAGACAAACCTGAACCTGCAAAATAAGTCAATAAAAACATCAGTTGTTTTCTGTTGTgattctgtgtgttttctgtcTGGTATTGGGAAGCTTAAATTACTGTAATTTCAAGTACCATGTATTATATTCACCGTATATTGACAAGAGTTTTTTTGAAACACAGTGTTATCTGATACACGCAATTTTTTGACAAAGTTACTTTGATCAGTTGCTGTATCTGGTTTATCATACAAATCTGCAAATAGCTTATTGGCACAGCAGAGGGTAAGGGGAGGGAAAAATGAtgtagaaaggagaaaattacaCTAGCAGCTCTTAAGCTAGTGCAGTTGTTGCAGGACGTACTTGTTAAGCACCACCTACACGTTGCCTATAAGTCTATGTGTATGTTTCATGGGCCATTAGAGGTATGCCATCCAGGCTTATGTTATAGTCCCATTTAAACATGTTTCAGAAGGTGGCCAAATTCAGAGAAGAGTGTAACTGCAAGTCAATTGTTTCCTATGTGAATTTAACAGTGTGAGATAAACTGCATGTTGagttacacttttttccccactgtcaaCATCATTTGCTAGGGAAAAAGGAGCAAGCAAACTCACGCCATACAACAGAAAGCTCCCTTCACCTCACTTAGTCAATTAAAACATGTGACAGGTTTCTCCTGTGAAAACTCAGAATCTAGCATGGCAGGAGGCTGGACTTCCCTTAATTTTGTCTTCTAGGAGAAACACAGCAAggctctttattttaaataatctccAGCAGCCACAGGAAAACTAAAGAATTGAGATAACAGCAGTAAGCAGACCCGTAATTCACAACAGGAGactataaaaatgaaaccatCATGAAATATATGCCATGCTCTCACAGAAACTTGCTGACTTTGTCCCATGATTTCTTCTAACAACACACTCCCATGTGCATTTTCATCACTCTTCTTTCCTTATATGTAAACAAGAGCGGAATATCTCCCTGCTTGCCTTTAACTGTGAATAGTGAATTTTGGATGACAACCTAGCAACTTCCTCTTTTGCTCTTCCACTGCCTCTTAGCCCTGTGGGGGATTTCTGATGACTTAATGCCACCAACAGAAACAGAATATtgtgatttaaaatgaaaagcaaatctgGTTACTTGCTTGTCTTAAAATTGCAGAATAGGGATGAAGGCATATGAAATATAAGCAGAATTACAAGTTTGCAAATGGCCAAAGAAAGTTGTTATCTGTGTTCCATCAGAACAGGTAACTTAATATTATTGGCTTTAGatgcaaaggaaaatacagtgagTCATTAGATCTGTTTTGATGATGAATTCCAAAATTTGTATGCAATCTATAAGTCAGCTGCAAAATACTTTTGCACTAtcaaagctattatttttttcctgctatttttacCCTGCAGAAGAAGTCAAGATACCTCCTTTTCTAAAGGCAGATGTCACTGCTTAGAGATCACTACAGAACATAAGAGTAAGACCCTTCGTAATTCATCCATAGTGGTTTGTTGATGTGTCACACTGAGGAGAAGAGTTTATTACAGGAATGTTACATGAATAAACCTTCATGGAAAGACTAAAAGGCAATCAGACTACAAAAGACTTTCAAGATGGTTCTGTTTCTCTCCGTCTTTTTAAAGAGGATGACATACAATTTCCATTTCTAAATATACTGACATCTATTTTAAAAGgagtttaaaaagatgttttcaagcATTTACAAAAATATGGGATTGCAGTTCTGCACTTCCAACATTAAGGAAATCATTGCAAGAGTAGTGGGGTTTTTACTGACTCCTTCAGAATGTTTTTGATTAAAGAAATTGAATATTTAGTAGAACAGATGTTTCCGAgcagaaaatgtaaatgcaagtCCTTCCAACTGTCTGGAAGCATGTAGATGAGAAAGGCATTGTACAACTGATACCTGGACATGAACCACATCTCAGGAAATCTCTCTGACTAGAACCTCATTGTGCAAGAGCCAACAGTTAATGGCAATTAGAAGGTGAGGGCACATAATGACTAGGGTCTGGTCCAGGTCCATTGAAATCAACTAAGAGGTTCCTTCAACCTGCTGATGATTAGGGACCTTCAAGCTAAAGACAGAAGTTAGAAAAAACCTAGCTTTTCAGTTACAAGAACCTAGTATTTCATAACTAGACTCCTGTATCTGAAAGATGGTAGCTACTTTGTCTGATTGCTACTCCTCTGCAAGTTACAGGAGCCAAAAAGAACTGGTTTGAGAGGCACATAAAGCTAACAGCATCTGTCTGCTTCACAGCAGCTACCATGCGCATCAGTTAACATCAGTCTGGAAGCTCTCTCAAAGCAGATTTGTAGAGATCACTGCATGTATGCCTACTTGGGCAGTTACAGCTACAAATAACAGTTCTACTGAATAGGTTTATGAAGACTAAAGCCCACAAAGAAAACATGCTTACACTTCACTCTCCTTCAATTTAAGTCCATCTGCAATACATATGCATGCTGCAGCTGTTCACCTTGTTTTGACAGGGCTGGAATTAAAGCTAAGCCAGGGTCTATAACTCATATTGGCATTAACAGCTTGAATAAGCCAGCTGCCCACTCTGCCTACCTTGGAAGAGCAGAGAGCAGTTCACACGTTCAGACAATCAAACTGGAGACACAAGTTTATTGCTACAACACCCAAGAGAGGCTAGCCTTTAAATAGATGTAATTCTCATCTCCAGAAGGAAGGCAGTTGTTTCATGAGAGAGACGCCTTGGGAAGCATTGACTTACCAGCTAGGTGAGAGGGCTTGAAGGGTCTCACCCTTACTTCATATGCATATTGAAAAACATGTGTCTTTTGCTTATTACAGGAATATTACATGAATAAACCTTCATGGAAAGACTAAAAGGCAATCAGACTACAAAAGACTTTCAGGATGGTTGTTTCTCTCAATTCTTTGAAAGAGGATGACATATAATCGCCTCCAGTACCACAGCAAGCCAACACTGCTTTCAGTTTACCATGCTGATTTGCTTCCATGAGAATTTGACTGGATGGAGTAAAGAGGAGACACTGCTGACTGCTGGTAGTGTCTGCTATGTTAAACACAAACGTCCCAAGAGAAGAGGTGCAGCTGGTTTCCAAAGAACACCCAGAAGTAGAAGGTAAAGTAAGAAATGTACCTACGACTAATAAACATGTGGTGCAGTGCTActactttttgttgctgttacaACTGTATCTCTAATCATCACAGCTGCTGGTACTGGTATTCAAGCAGAATCTGAATAAGCAGCTAGAGACTGTTCCATGCCTAAGGGAAGCACAGAGCTGCACAAAGATGAATGgaacagagggacagagcagagctgtcagagcagaacagcaggaaGTAATATGACAAGAGATCAGGGAGGAGTGGTATAAAGAGGCAGGTTTGCAAATATGGGGACAAGGTGCTTGAAATAATATGAATTACAGAAGAAGCAATACCATGAAGGTAAAGTCTTGGGAACATGAGATTGTGAAACTCCATTTTGAATGGATTGAGTGGGCCTAAAGAACCCAGAGAAGAGAATGCAATGTAGAGTTTTTTTATAAGGAATTAGACATTAAGGGTGGATTTTTTATCAAAAGAAGTGGCAGGTGAGTCACAGAATTGCTTAGGCTGGTTAGTCCAACCTgcttgctcaagcagggtcagcaagAGCTGGCTTCCAAGGACTGCCTCCAGTCTGGTTTTGAGTATTCTCCACAGATGAAGACTGCACAACCTCTGtggaaaacctgttccagtgtttgacagcCCTCCcggtaaaaaagtgttttcttgtggtCAGAttgaatttcttttgttttggttttatttttttaatttttattttatttttaatttgtgccgTTGGCTGCactactgaaaagagcctggctccctcttcttcattttctcccaGCAGGTActtatacacactgataagatccccctcagccatcacttctccaggctaaagagtcCCAGCTGTatgcctctcctcatatgaaagatgcttcagtcccttaagCACCTTTGTGGCCCTGccctggactcactccagtatgtccatgtctttgtTGTACTGTGGGCACAAAACTGAatccagcactccagatgtgctGAGTACAGAGGAAGGATCACTTTTCTTGACATGCTGGCAATggtcttcctaatgcagcccaggatgctgctggccttcttCATCGTGAGGGCATATTGCTGGCAGATGGTCAACTTCTTGTCCTccaggaccccaaggtccttCTTTGCAGAGCTActctgcagctgctcagcccccagcatgtactgatGCCTGGAGTTATTCTTACCCCAATGTTAAGACTTCGTATTTCCCATTGTTGAgcttcatgagattcctctctgcccaattctccagcctatcaaggtccctctgagtggcagcacaaccctctggtgtaacAGTCACTCCTCCTGGTTTTAtatcatctgtgaacttgctgaagtggcactctgccccatcatccaggtcattaccAAGAAggtaaacagtattggccccagtatcaatCCCTGAGGTATAACACTAGTGACTTGCTTACGAGTTCACTTTGTGCCACTTATCACAATCTCTGGGCCTGgttgttcagccagttttcaattcACCTCACTGTCCATTCATTTTACCcatactttgtcagcttgtctaCTAGGACGTTGTGAAAGTGTTAAAAGCCCTACTAGAGCCAAGGTAAACAACGTCCCACTGCTCTCCACTCATCCAACAAGCTAGTCGGCTCACTGtggaaggttatcaggttggtcaagcatgacttcccctttgtaaatccacaCTGACTGCTCCTGATCACTTTCTTATCCTTCCTGAGATTGGAAATGGTGTCCAGGATTaattgctccatcaccttcccacagCTTCACGTGAAGCTGCTTGGCCTGTTGTCCCCTTGATCTTCTTTTTTGCCCTTCCAGAAGATAGGTGTGACACTTGCGCTCTTACAGTCTTGAGGAACACTCCCAATTACCATGGCctttcaaagattatcaagagtggcctccCAATGACATCAGTCAGCTttctcagcactcatgggtgcaatTGTCATTCATATCTTCAAGAACAAGTTCacagaaaaaacttttgaattttcaCTAGTGAAAGATAACACAGAAGTCCTGATTCTGCAGAGCAGTGATGTGTTTGACTTCATAGTTTCTTGTCCTTTTAGAATGCCCTGCATGTCAAGTTCTTCCATCCAAAGGAAGACTTGTCAGCTTGCCTGACAGAACTGACCTGAGACAAAAAGTAGTTTTCCACAGAGGATAACTTCCCAGCACATCTGATCAAACTGATTGCAACTGTGCAGGTACTAAACCCTTATCTTGCCATTCTATGACCTCACCCTCATCTTCTCTGACATAACTGAAGGGACCTATTTAATTTACAGCAGAAACTGTAAATTCTCCCAACAGTCTAAGAAGTATTGAGTGAAAAATCTCCCTTCAATAGTATATAAAAAAATTCATTCACTAAATTGTTTTCCATGAAGTTTTCTGGACAATCTCTATTATACCTGTGTTTTACAGATTGGATTCCCGAGGTTCCTTCTTCACACTACACTCTCCGAGTCCTTCAGTGTCACTGATGGTGGAACTTCTGCAACTCCTAATGTAGTAAATCTAATTGAAATATTAGCAAAGAATCTAATACTTCCTCCATGGACTAAATTCCTGTTGGCTtccttagaaaaaataaagcagtggcCTTTTCTTGATTTGATTTGTAGACACAAAAGCATTCCATGAGGTGCAGAATGAGTATCTCACCTTGCCCAAACCCAACACAGGTCACAAATGCCCGAGAAGAATCTGGCTGCATAGAAATAACTCATGCAAGAAAGCTACTACAAATAACTCCTTAATTCTGAGTCTATTTCTGCTGTAAACTATTTGTCAAAGtgtgattttttaaatcagtttaattGACCCTAAAATGAATGACAGTCACTTGAAGAAAAGGGATTGTTGAAGTACATGCTGAGTAGAAATCACAACTTACTGCATACTGTTGCAAGGTAAGGAAGTCAAGTGAAGAAGGTCTTGGTACAAGTGAAAAGTCATTCTTTAttgacagggattttttttttttttacctttccaaATTAACTGCAATTTTTAGAAGAACTTTCAAAGGTAGTTTGACTGTATGGGAAACTGAGTAGTCAAGAACTGCTGAAGGATCTGCCagaattttcccatttctctgctttctggtgTAGTCAGAAGGTATTTGGCCTGAGAGAATATTCCTGAGGTCATCTTTCATCTGCATAAACAATGCCTCCATACAGGAGGGACCTCCTTGTGATCTCCAACTGAGCACACCGCATGCAAGAAGTCTAAAGTGCAGGTATTTGGTAATATCACAACCATGTTCATGAATTTGctcacttctttttctgcaagttgatataaaaaaatttttttttggagCTGTGCACACTCAGGGTGTTCTCCTGTGGAAAAGACAACAACAGGTTTATGGTTGAATTCAGTATGGAAGGTGAGGTATTGCACCATTTTCCCTGTCTGAGTGTCAAAGTAATCTACCATCTGAACGTATAGGAAACACCCATTCAGCTGCCTTATCACAACATAAATTAACTTGACTTTTCTCCCATGGTGATCAAGGCGTCAGCATCCATAGGAATGCTTTTTTTCTCAGTCAGAGTCCAGTTCTTTTTCCTCCCATGACCGTACTTGCAAGTATTAAAGACCTATTTCGTTGCATCAGCACAATCCCCAAGGGAGTACACTACTCCTCCACAGATCACCATGATGTGGAAGACCAACCCTGTAGGCACTACCTCAGTCCAGGAATTGTTTTCTATGTCACATCCCTTGAGCTGTCTTTGAGGTAGTGATCTGGTCTGTTATTCCTCCAGTGACACTAACTGCTAATGTTGCACTAGGAGCAGCTGCTTTACTTGGCATCTCTGTCAGTTTCAGCACATGTAAACAAAACACATAAGCTCAGAAGTATAAGCAAAACCCTCATCATTAACTCTTACATCTTCTTTCTGGCCTCCTAAAATCATTACAGAGTCAATTAATGACCCcttcctctggaaaagaaagcagtcttCAAGTATGTTCTTGCTTCCTGTCACTCAAAATCATTTCCATCTTATCCAGAGGGCCAGAATGACTGTTGAGCATCAGCATGTCATGGCTGGTAGCCACCAGTGTGTTGGCTGAGACCCCCAGGTAAGTGGATATAAGCAAACGCTTATTGGAATAcatttaactttcttctttcctaaatTTCACTTACTAGATCAGGGCCAGGAAAGCCTGGTTATCATTCTGTACATGGAGATCATCCTCCTTGAAAAGCCTGCCATGTATCTGACAGGGGCTGAGCATGAGTTCTGAAGTACCCACAAGTCCCTGCATAGGCACTGTTCACCACCTCTTTAAGCTCACACATGTAGGCTATGAGCATGTAGAACAGGCAACTTTTCTCCACAAGGGACCTGAGGATAAAAACAGAGCTGTGAGCTTTCATGGAATCACACTTGAACTACATTGCCACTTTCAGCAGTTCCTCCATATTATTTTGATATGTTGTTCCTTTTCTGTGAACTGCATCTTCCCACATTTAGTCTTGCAAGTCCAAGGCAGTATGAGCTTTCAGACACCAGTTGTTATGGTGAGATGCATGGTGTCATAAAATATAGCTTCTATAACACACTATGCTACAGGTATTGAAGTGTTGAGGGGAACACAATCTATCAGCTAGGGCTATCTGTAAAGTTCTAGCATGAGAATACAGAGCAGGTCAAATAAGAGGTAGAAGGATTAATAAAATGAGGCTCTTTTCTCATGAACCTCCTTTCTCAGCAGTCTGGAGTAAAACAACTAGAGCTATATGTAGTGTGTCAGAGAAAATCAGTACTGCCCCACAGCTGGGAGCACAGATTGAACACTGGCAAGAGCAGGATCTGGCACAGCGTTGGCAGGGACTGTGAGTGCTGGCCTCCCAAAGAATTAAGTTTATTAGGTAACTGCTAGCAGGAAATACATCCTGTTTTCTGCTTGCCAAGTTATCTACCTAAGTTACTTTTCCTAGGAAATATTAGGATTTTGAAAGGCCACATAGGAGAAACCCAAACTGCACTCTATAGATGCAGACCAAGGGAGTGACATCTGCTAGAATGCTACTTCGTACTGCCTTGCAACCCCGACAAGTACTTTTGAGTGGTGGACGGAAATATGGCTAGTTTAAGCTTCTCAGACTCTCTCATCTTTACCAGCCATCATATGTATTTCAGCATCAAGAATGCCAGGTGCTTATCTGAGGTAGGTGGTATGATCTCAGTCTCTCCCCTCCATGCTCATTCCATAGAGGTATTTAACACCATCTGTCCATAAAGAACAGGCCCAATTGACCTTCACCTCCAAGAGCAATGGTGCACAAGGATTTCTTTCCAAGGTGCTGGAAGCCTGAACTGTATGTCAGGACCTGAAACTGTTGTTCATTGTGCTCTCTAAGCTGTTGGAGACAAGCAACAGGATCCAGATTCAAGATGTGCCTCTCACAATGGGAGTGAATGCAAATTGTGAGAACTTGTGAATAAAATGTACAAACCAACTGGGAATGGGTTCAGCTATGACCTCAGCCCACAGATGGCAGTGATGAGGCATGTGAGGTCAAGCTGCAATGTCAGCCAGGCAGGCCAGGAGGCTGAGGTGTAGACCAGCACTCCTGCAGCACCACTCAGGCAAGATTGACAGCCCTGGGCTAAGCTGGCTTCGGGACTACCGGGCCCATGGACCCTGACACTAAGTATTCTGTTTATTCTCACCGTTTTGTGTGTCACCCCAGGCTTTCTGCACCACATACTTTTCAACTGCTACTCTGACAAcagatttattcatttttatcctATGGCTCTTCCTTGTGCCTTTTACAAGTGTGGaagctttttaaagtaataatttacTTTTACACACATCTCAGCAAGGTGAGAGAGAATTATtcctccccctctctgccctcagTTTACAGAGTGTACACTCCTCCCTCCTCCGCCCCTACAGAGTAGAACTGAAGTACAATAAGATTAGAGTGGACAGTGTCTATTTATTCCCAATGCCAATTTAGAGATGCCAAAGACCAGGTATTTTATATGCATTGTGTTGGTTCAGCACACTTCTTCTACTGATTTGAGCTGCAAGAATTCAACACTTCTGTAAACTAAATCATAATGCCTTGAATAAGCCAGCCATAAGATAAAGAATTCAAATTGGCAATTAGATGTGAAAAGCTTGTTGTAGTGATTTGCCAGTATCAACAAGCAACTTGGTGGCAAATATGGAGCGAATCAGAACTGACTCAGTTTAGGCAtcagcttttctcttccctaaAGCTTTGATCACTATCAGCCTGCTATCTTCTAAAACACAGAATATACAGACTTTAGGACAGTCACCTCAACTGCACTTGGTACAGGCTGGGGCAAGATTCCTTTTCGGGGGGGATATTTTGCTCACTGTTCTATAAGTATGCTAAAAGAGGCAAAGATGATGACTGAAAAACAATCTTAAAACTAGCAGCCCTTACCTTCTGAGGTTTTTATAGCCCTAAATATGTGCTTTGTGTCATAGCCCTAATCACATGCATTGTCAAATCAAAAAGCAGTGTGTTCCAGTGATATGCACAGGGTTGGAACATACAGATTTCTGCTCCTTCAGCACAGGAAATAACTGAAGGAGAGGAGACAGTTGTGctgaagaagggagaaaatataCTGGTGGCAGGCCTATGGTTAAATTCAAGATCTTTACCTTTTGAATGTGTTCTAATGGATCACAGCCCTTCAGCTGTGACTTTTTAGGAAAAAGATTATGTTTAACATCATCTGTTCTGTATCCTTCACTGT encodes:
- the CCIN gene encoding LOW QUALITY PROTEIN: calicin (The sequence of the model RefSeq protein was modified relative to this genomic sequence to represent the inferred CDS: inserted 3 bases in 2 codons; deleted 7 bases in 5 codons; substituted 5 bases at 5 genomic stop codons); translated protein: MKAHSSVFILRSLVEKSCLFYMLIAYMCELKEVVNSAYAGTXVGTSELMLSPCQIHGRLFKEDDLHVQNDNQAFLALIXXVKFRKEESXMYSNKRLLISTYLGVSANTLVATSHDMLMLNSHSGPLDKMEMILSDRKQEHTXRLLLFQRKGSLIDSVMILGGQKEDVRVNDEGFAYTSELMCFVYMLKLTEMPSKAAAPSATLAVSVTGGITDQITTSKTAQGMDIENNSWTEVVPTGLVFHIMVICGGVVYSLGDCADATKXVFNTCKYGHGRKKNWTLTEKKSIPMDADALITMGEKSSIYVVIRQLNGCFLYVQMVDYFDTQTGKMVQYLTFHTEFNHKPLLSFPQENTLSVHSSKKKFFYINLQKKKXSKFMNMVVILPNTCTLDFLHAVCSVGDHKEVPPVWRHCLCR